From Mycolicibacterium nivoides, a single genomic window includes:
- a CDS encoding MCE family protein has product MIGWHSMRMGAAVSTAAVLMLSGCAFNGVNSLPLPGTVGHGPGATIYHVEIANVGTLESNSPVMMNDVVVGSVGTMTLRGQHADVEVRLQSGANVPANVVATVGQTSLLGSQHLALDPPPGQPPLGHIAPGSTIALNESSTYPSTEQTLSSLSAVVNGGGLGQVGDIVHNFNAALSGRQDAIRDLITRLDRFIGVLDDQRGDLIASIDALTRLTGTLAGQHDVITETVRTLPPALDVLLAEKPRIITALDKLRTFSYTAITLINDTQADLVKNLQNLQPTIRALADAGPGVIDGLMYATVFPYGQNVIDRGLKGDYLNLFAVADLTVPRLKRGLFLGTRWGVDGAQLVPAPGDPGYDWYYTNNPLGAPLTVPPEGTALAPPVPPAGPPVILPGGPVPPAAAPPSTAPLGSPPPLDTPAPSASAPTEQPSGEPPLPPADQGER; this is encoded by the coding sequence ATGATCGGCTGGCATTCAATGAGAATGGGAGCGGCGGTCAGCACCGCTGCGGTGCTCATGCTGTCAGGCTGTGCCTTCAACGGGGTGAACTCCCTGCCGCTGCCTGGCACCGTCGGCCATGGACCCGGAGCCACCATCTACCACGTCGAAATCGCCAATGTGGGCACGCTTGAGTCGAATTCGCCGGTCATGATGAACGACGTCGTCGTCGGAAGTGTTGGCACGATGACGCTGCGTGGTCAGCATGCCGACGTCGAAGTCAGGCTTCAAAGCGGGGCCAACGTCCCGGCCAACGTCGTCGCCACCGTCGGGCAGACCAGCTTGCTGGGATCACAGCACCTGGCGCTGGACCCGCCACCCGGGCAGCCTCCGCTGGGGCACATCGCACCCGGGTCCACCATCGCGCTGAACGAATCGTCGACCTATCCCTCGACCGAGCAGACGTTGTCCTCGCTGTCTGCGGTGGTCAACGGCGGAGGCCTGGGCCAAGTCGGCGACATCGTCCACAATTTCAATGCGGCACTGTCGGGACGTCAGGACGCGATCCGTGACCTGATCACCCGCCTCGACAGGTTCATCGGTGTACTTGACGATCAACGCGGCGACCTGATCGCCTCCATCGATGCCCTCACCCGACTGACCGGCACACTCGCCGGACAACATGACGTGATCACCGAGACGGTGCGCACACTTCCCCCCGCACTTGACGTGCTCCTGGCCGAGAAGCCGCGCATCATCACCGCGCTGGACAAACTGCGGACCTTCAGCTACACCGCGATCACGCTGATCAACGACACGCAGGCCGACCTGGTGAAGAATCTTCAAAACCTCCAGCCCACCATACGTGCACTGGCCGACGCCGGCCCAGGCGTTATCGACGGCCTGATGTACGCCACGGTTTTTCCATACGGCCAGAACGTGATTGACCGCGGCCTCAAAGGCGACTATCTGAATCTCTTCGCCGTCGCGGACCTGACCGTTCCCCGCCTCAAACGCGGCCTGTTCCTGGGAACTCGCTGGGGTGTCGACGGAGCGCAACTGGTGCCAGCCCCTGGAGACCCAGGCTATGACTGGTACTACACCAACAATCCGCTCGGCGCGCCACTGACGGTGCCGCCGGAGGGCACTGCGCTTGCCCCACCAGTCCCGCCGGCCGGGCCGCCGGTGATTCTGCCCGGTGGGCCCGTCCCGCCCGCAGCGGCGCCGCCATCGACGGCGCCGCTGGGCTCACCGCCGCCCCTTGACACGCCAGCCCCATCTGCGTCCGCACCCACCGAACAACCAAGCGGCGAACCGCCCTTGCCTCCGGCTGATCAGGGAGAACGCTAA
- a CDS encoding MCE family protein — protein sequence MLKYLAPQLIRGGFIGVVVIVLVIVVGMRSQQLVSYATEIRYQALFDQAGGLAEGNNVTMSGTSVGTVSSVELHDGQALVTFSLRSDISLGTQTTAHIRTGSLLGQRVLTVNAAGPGRMPALDVIPSTRTSSPYSLTEAVGDLTTDIAGTDTDTLNQSLDALSATIEAISPDLGSTFDGLTRLSRALNARNQTLGELFEHVSDVSAVLSERSQQVNTLILDGNALLDVLVQVRQAIVELLANTSAVANQLTGLVHDNEAELAPTLDKLNAVTAVLEKNRDNIAKALPGLAQYELSTGELVSSGPYYQAQIANLSMPQLLQPFLDYAFGFRRGAGAGQPPDNAGPRAEFPFPRNGIPQQQERWGPP from the coding sequence ATGCTGAAATACCTTGCACCCCAGCTTATCCGAGGCGGCTTCATCGGTGTCGTTGTGATCGTTTTGGTGATCGTCGTCGGGATGCGGAGCCAACAGTTGGTGTCCTATGCCACCGAGATCCGGTATCAAGCCTTGTTCGATCAAGCCGGCGGGTTGGCCGAAGGCAATAACGTCACCATGTCGGGAACGAGCGTTGGCACCGTATCGAGCGTGGAGCTTCACGACGGGCAGGCCCTTGTCACCTTCTCTCTGCGCAGTGACATTTCGCTGGGAACGCAAACAACCGCCCACATCCGCACCGGTTCGCTGTTGGGACAGCGAGTGCTGACCGTGAACGCCGCAGGACCCGGCCGGATGCCAGCCCTTGACGTCATCCCGTCGACCCGTACCTCCTCGCCGTACTCGCTCACCGAAGCGGTGGGCGACCTCACCACCGACATCGCCGGCACCGACACCGACACACTCAACCAGTCCCTCGACGCTCTTTCGGCCACCATCGAGGCGATCTCGCCGGATCTGGGATCAACTTTCGACGGCCTCACCCGACTGTCGCGGGCGCTCAATGCACGCAACCAAACCCTGGGCGAGCTGTTCGAACACGTCAGCGACGTCAGTGCGGTCCTCTCCGAGCGCAGTCAACAGGTCAATACCCTCATCCTCGACGGCAACGCATTGCTCGACGTTCTCGTGCAGGTGCGCCAAGCAATCGTTGAACTGCTCGCCAACACCTCGGCAGTGGCCAACCAACTCACCGGCCTGGTGCACGACAACGAGGCCGAACTGGCACCCACACTCGACAAACTCAACGCCGTCACCGCAGTACTGGAGAAGAACCGCGACAACATTGCCAAGGCGCTGCCCGGATTGGCGCAGTACGAACTGAGCACCGGTGAACTGGTCTCCAGCGGCCCGTACTACCAAGCCCAGATCGCCAACCTGAGCATGCCTCAACTGTTGCAGCCCTTCTTGGACTATGCCTTCGGATTCCGCAGAGGAGCCGGCGCCGGGCAGCCACCCGACAATGCGGGCCCACGTGCAGAATTCCCGTTCCCGCGCAACGGGATCCCGCAACAACAAGAACGATGGGGTCCGCCATGA
- a CDS encoding MCE family protein encodes MIARPHTALAGALIALALAASVVLVHASYFGVKTVTAYFTSATAIYPGDGVRVAGIKVGTITAIAPEGGQVRMSLDIDGGVPIPANAKAVIVAANLLAARYVELTPAYRSSDPHANGPTMGDHAVIPIDRTAVPVEWDEVKTQLMRLATELGPNSQVSTPAIARFIDSTANALNGNGDKLRETLNQLAGVGRILADGSGNIADTVKNLQMLVTALRDTNPQIVEFQGRFATLTSILDDNRTDLDAALNNLSSALGEVQRFIAGTRDKTSEQVQRLTNVTSNLVEHRKDLEQLLHVTPTALANGYGDYNPDTGTIMGSISFTNFSNPVQFICAAIGAVKNTTASETAKLCAQYLGPALGQLNFNNLPFPINPALAPSPRNVLYTDPALAPGGTGGTPVPAEQPPSVSAYTGAGDVPPPRGWNQPPAPPGLYAPLPAAPSPALYPGAPPPTVPSVENLLLPAPALQSPPPPEQAAPVPPTEGTPPP; translated from the coding sequence ATGATTGCCCGCCCACACACCGCGCTGGCAGGTGCGCTCATCGCGTTGGCCCTCGCGGCCAGCGTGGTGCTGGTGCACGCCTCGTACTTTGGCGTGAAAACGGTGACCGCTTACTTCACCTCTGCCACAGCCATTTACCCGGGCGATGGTGTCCGGGTCGCCGGAATCAAAGTCGGAACCATCACCGCCATCGCTCCCGAAGGCGGCCAGGTGAGGATGTCGCTGGACATCGACGGTGGCGTGCCCATCCCGGCCAATGCCAAAGCCGTCATCGTCGCTGCCAACCTGCTCGCGGCCCGCTACGTGGAGCTCACCCCGGCCTACCGGTCCAGCGACCCTCACGCCAACGGCCCCACCATGGGCGACCACGCCGTAATCCCGATCGATCGCACCGCCGTCCCGGTCGAATGGGACGAAGTCAAAACCCAACTGATGCGCCTGGCGACCGAATTGGGGCCCAACAGTCAGGTCTCGACTCCAGCGATCGCGCGATTCATCGACAGCACCGCCAATGCACTCAACGGCAACGGCGACAAACTCCGCGAAACGCTGAACCAGCTTGCCGGCGTCGGACGCATCCTGGCCGATGGGAGCGGCAACATCGCAGACACCGTCAAAAACCTGCAAATGTTGGTCACCGCGCTGCGTGACACCAATCCCCAGATCGTGGAATTCCAGGGCAGGTTCGCCACGTTGACCAGCATCCTCGATGACAACCGCACTGATCTCGACGCCGCGCTGAACAATCTGTCCTCAGCACTCGGTGAAGTCCAACGTTTCATCGCCGGCACCCGTGACAAGACCAGCGAACAAGTCCAACGGCTGACCAATGTCACCTCCAACCTCGTCGAGCACCGCAAGGACCTAGAACAGCTCCTGCATGTGACACCGACTGCGCTCGCCAACGGCTATGGCGACTACAACCCTGACACCGGCACGATTATGGGCTCGATCTCGTTCACGAACTTCTCCAACCCGGTGCAGTTCATCTGTGCCGCGATCGGCGCCGTCAAGAACACCACCGCATCCGAAACCGCGAAACTGTGCGCGCAATACCTCGGGCCGGCACTGGGCCAACTCAACTTCAACAACTTGCCGTTCCCGATCAACCCCGCGCTGGCTCCCTCTCCGCGCAACGTCCTCTACACCGACCCAGCGCTGGCACCCGGCGGGACCGGGGGCACTCCCGTGCCCGCCGAGCAGCCTCCGTCTGTTTCGGCCTACACCGGGGCAGGCGATGTGCCCCCGCCGCGGGGCTGGAACCAACCGCCCGCGCCGCCGGGCCTATATGCACCATTGCCGGCAGCGCCGTCGCCGGCGCTCTATCCCGGCGCGCCGCCGCCCACGGTGCCCAGCGTCGAAAATCTGTTACTACCTGCCCCCGCGCTGCAATCGCCACCTCCGCCCGAACAAGCCGCGCCCGTGCCACCCACCGAAGGGACACCCCCACCATGA